The Salvelinus fontinalis isolate EN_2023a chromosome 24, ASM2944872v1, whole genome shotgun sequence genome has a segment encoding these proteins:
- the LOC129822325 gene encoding serpin H1-like: MWVTNVVVLCLLAVAASGEDKKKLSSHATTMADKSANLAFSLYHTVAKEKGLDNILISPVVVASSLGMVALGGKASTASQVKSVLSADALKDEHLHTGLSELLTEVSDPKTRNVTWKISNRLYGPSSVTFADNFVKSSKKHYNYDHSKINLRDKRSAVNSINEWAAKSTDGKLPEITKDVQNADGATIANAMFFKPHWDEKFHEKMVDNRGFLVTRSFTVSVPMMHRTGLYKFHDDTENRLFVLDMPLGQKQSSLVFIMPYHLEPLDRLEKLLTRKQLETWMGKMEERAVAISLPKVSMEVSHNLQKTLGELGLTDAVDKTKADLSNISGKKDLYLSNVFHASSMEWDIEGNPFDTSIFGSEKLRNPKLFYADHPFIFLVKDNKTSSILFIGRMVRPKGDKMRDEL; the protein is encoded by the exons ATGTGGGTAACCAACGTTGTAGTTCTGTGCCTCCTGGCCGTTGCGGCCTCCGGAGAAGACAAGAAGAAGCTGAGCAGCCATGCCACCACCATGGCTGACAAGAGCGCCAACCTGGCCTTCAGCCTCTACCACACGGTGGCcaaggagaagggccttgataaCATCCTGATATCCCCTGTGGTGGTGGCCTCCTCCCTGGGCATGGTGGCACTCGGGGGCAAGGCTTCCACCGCCTCCCAGGTCAAGTCTGTCCTCAGCGCTGATGCCCTGAAGGATGAGCACCTGCACACAGGCCTGTCAGAGCTCCTGACTGAGGTCAGCGACCCCAAGACCCGTAACGTCACATGGAAGATAAGTAACCGCCTCTACGGCCCCAGCTCGGTCACCTTCGCCGACAACTTTGTGAAGAGCAGCAAGAAGCACTACAACTATGACCACTCGAAGATCAACCTCAGGGACAAGAGGAGCGCAGTGAACTCCATCAACGAATGGGCGGCCAAGTCGACAGACGGCAAGCTGCCTGAGATCACCAAGGATGTGCAGAATGCTGACGGAGCAACGATCGCCAACGCCATGTTCTTCAAGC CTCACTGGGATGAGAAGTTTCATGAGAAGATGGTAGACAACCGTGGCTTCCTGGTGACCCGTTCATTCACAGTCTCTGTTCCCATGATGCATCGCACCG GTCTCTATAAGTTCCACGATGACACAGAGAACAGGTTGTTTGTGCTGGACATGCCACTGGGCCAGAAGCAGTCCAGCCTGGTGTTCATCATGCCCTATCACCTGGAACCCCTTGACAGGCTGGAGAAGCTGCTGACCCGCAAGCAGCTGGAAACCTGGATGggcaagatggaggagagggccGTGGCCATCTCTCTGCCCAAAGTCAGCATGGAGGTTAGCCACAACCTCCAG AAAACTCTTGGTGAACTTGGTCTGACCGACGCTGTGGACAAAACCAAGGCCGATCTGTCCAACATCTCGGGCAAGAAGGACCTGTACCTCTCCAACGTGTTCCACGCCTCTTCAATGGAGTGGGACATCGAGGGGAACCCCTTCGACACCAGCATCTTCGGAAGCGAGAAGCTGAGGAACCCCAAGTTGTTCTATGCTGACCATCCCTTCATCTTCCTGGTGAAGGACAACAAGACCAGCTCCATCCTCTTCATCGGCAGAATGGTGCGACCCAAAGGAGACAAGATGCGTGACGAGTTGTAA